From the genome of Nocardia sp. NBC_01503, one region includes:
- a CDS encoding SRPBCC family protein: MDVAPIRPPDLSARPFFLAVERIMSASPDELYRMATRQLGLWFADPGSVLIRPAVNEPFFFTAGGGHPHYGRFLRLIPDRLVELTWVTGSGGTEGTETVLTLELSAHGAGSALLLTHAGFPNAAARDRHEGSWPQVLEQWDQRTLAVS, from the coding sequence ATGGACGTTGCGCCGATCCGGCCTCCCGACCTCTCCGCGCGGCCCTTCTTCCTGGCCGTGGAACGCATTATGTCCGCTTCGCCCGATGAGCTGTATCGCATGGCGACACGGCAATTGGGGCTCTGGTTCGCCGATCCCGGTTCGGTGCTCATACGCCCGGCGGTGAACGAACCGTTCTTCTTCACCGCGGGCGGCGGGCACCCGCATTACGGGCGCTTCCTGCGCCTGATCCCGGACCGGCTGGTCGAATTGACCTGGGTGACCGGCTCGGGCGGTACCGAGGGCACGGAAACCGTTCTCACCCTGGAACTCTCGGCGCACGGCGCGGGCAGCGCACTACTGCTCACCCATGCCGGATTCCCCAACGCCGCCGCCCGCGACCGACACGAGGGGTCCTGGCCGCAGGTGCTCGAGCAGTGGGATCAGCGAACCCTCGCGGTGAGCTGA
- a CDS encoding ABC transporter ATP-binding protein, which yields MNEAIVSTDRLTKRYGSHTAVDAVSMSVRRGEIYGFLGPNGAGKTTTLRMLVGLIRPTDGAATVLGERPGDSETLRRIGVLIEGPGFYPYLSGRDNLRVLARYRGVERAEVEQVLDRVALAARGSDKFRTYSLGMKQRLGVAAALLGRPDLLILDEPTNGLDPAGMAEMRELITGLAADGHTVVLSSHLLSEVQEICDRVGVISGGQLLTEATVRELRGAASLFLRAEPLELAFPAVRRVVGERSALLTANGIRVDAGVAKAPAVARAVIEAGADLLELRSDEKSLEEVFFEMTETVK from the coding sequence ATGAACGAAGCGATTGTCAGCACCGACCGGTTGACCAAACGCTATGGCTCCCACACCGCAGTGGATGCCGTGAGCATGAGTGTCCGCCGCGGTGAGATCTATGGTTTCCTGGGTCCGAACGGGGCGGGCAAGACCACCACGCTGCGCATGCTGGTGGGGCTCATCCGGCCCACCGATGGCGCCGCGACGGTGCTCGGCGAGCGCCCGGGAGATTCCGAAACCCTGCGCCGCATAGGCGTTCTCATCGAGGGGCCGGGTTTCTACCCGTACCTGTCCGGTCGGGACAACCTGCGGGTGCTGGCGCGCTATCGCGGGGTGGAGCGTGCCGAGGTGGAGCAGGTGCTCGACCGGGTCGCGCTCGCCGCCCGCGGTAGTGACAAATTCCGCACCTATTCACTCGGTATGAAGCAGCGCCTGGGTGTCGCGGCGGCCCTGCTCGGCCGCCCCGACCTGCTGATTCTCGATGAACCCACCAATGGGCTGGATCCGGCCGGTATGGCTGAGATGCGCGAGCTCATCACCGGTCTAGCCGCCGACGGGCACACCGTCGTGCTCTCCAGTCACCTGCTCAGCGAAGTGCAGGAGATCTGTGATCGCGTCGGCGTCATCTCCGGCGGGCAATTGCTCACCGAGGCCACGGTGCGTGAATTGCGCGGGGCGGCATCGCTTTTCCTGCGCGCCGAACCTCTGGAGCTGGCCTTCCCGGCGGTGCGCCGGGTGGTCGGGGAACGCTCGGCACTACTCACCGCGAACGGCATCAGAGTCGATGCCGGTGTGGCAAAGGCGCCCGCGGTGGCCCGTGCGGTGATCGAGGCGGGTGCGGACCTGCTCGAACTGCGCAGTGACGAAAAGTCCTTGGAAGAAGTGTTTTTCGAGATGACGGAGACCGTGAAATGA
- a CDS encoding enoyl-CoA hydratase/isomerase family protein, which yields MSSELHVDVSDGVAVLTLNRPAQQNALTPAMASALGVALRRCDTEDAIGAVVITGTPPAFCAGADLSLKVGEVNGLIDPPPFRIRKPVIAAVNGHAVGIGLEIALQCDLRYVARDAVYGLNQVRRGALADGYAHWTLPRLIGSANAADLLLTGRTFDGDEARALGVANSCLPAGEVLPTALAVAHDIAHGSAPLPVALSKRLLWEAPTMTPETVGRLETELNDYVAKSTDGGEGVAALKDRRSPKWTGSVSTEWPAWDAVTGGEPRPGLD from the coding sequence ATGAGCTCGGAACTGCATGTAGACGTGTCCGATGGGGTCGCCGTACTCACGCTCAATCGGCCCGCTCAGCAGAACGCGCTCACCCCGGCGATGGCGTCGGCGCTGGGGGTGGCGCTGCGGCGCTGCGATACCGAGGACGCCATCGGCGCGGTCGTCATCACGGGTACCCCGCCCGCCTTCTGCGCGGGCGCGGATCTGTCGTTGAAGGTCGGTGAGGTGAACGGGCTCATCGATCCGCCGCCGTTCCGGATCCGCAAGCCGGTCATCGCCGCGGTGAACGGGCATGCGGTCGGGATCGGGCTGGAGATCGCGCTGCAGTGCGATCTGCGGTACGTGGCGCGCGATGCGGTGTACGGGCTCAACCAGGTCCGCCGCGGTGCGCTCGCCGACGGGTACGCGCATTGGACGCTGCCCCGGCTGATCGGCAGCGCCAATGCCGCCGATCTGCTGCTCACCGGCCGCACCTTCGACGGTGACGAAGCTCGTGCGCTCGGCGTGGCCAACTCCTGTCTGCCCGCCGGCGAGGTGTTGCCGACCGCGCTGGCGGTGGCGCACGATATCGCGCACGGTTCGGCCCCGCTGCCCGTCGCGCTGTCCAAACGGCTGCTGTGGGAGGCCCCCACCATGACCCCGGAGACGGTCGGTCGCCTGGAGACCGAACTCAACGACTACGTGGCCAAGAGCACCGACGGCGGCGAGGGCGTGGCCGCGCTCAAGGACCGCCGCTCACCCAAGTGGACCGGCAGCGTCAGCACCGAATGGCCGGCCTGGGATGCGGTCACCGGCGGCGAACCCCGCCCCGGCCTGGACTGA
- a CDS encoding alpha/beta fold hydrolase, whose product MLYDEGGTGVPILLLHGLMGSARTWRSQLDWLRAFGHVHSFDAAGHGRPAPDELTTEAFVADLAAATESITEPMVVIGHSMGGLHGWMFTAAHPDRVRALVVEDMAPDFQGRTAEHWAAVIGAWPQPFPNDAAVLEFFGPVAGRYFLDSFTRGPDGYRLHGAVATFRDISQEWGTRDFWSQWRSITVPTLVIEGEYTITPPGQMREMAAVHPDARHVLIAAAGHLVHDDQPAAYRAEVESFLRRVLV is encoded by the coding sequence ATGTTGTATGACGAAGGCGGTACCGGCGTACCGATCCTGCTGCTGCACGGGCTGATGGGCAGTGCTCGCACCTGGCGGAGTCAGTTGGACTGGTTGCGCGCGTTCGGGCATGTCCACTCGTTCGACGCGGCCGGACACGGGCGGCCCGCGCCGGATGAATTGACCACCGAGGCATTCGTGGCCGATCTGGCCGCGGCGACCGAGTCGATCACCGAACCCATGGTGGTGATCGGACATTCGATGGGTGGACTGCACGGCTGGATGTTCACCGCCGCGCATCCGGATCGGGTGCGCGCGCTGGTGGTCGAGGATATGGCCCCGGATTTCCAGGGCCGCACCGCCGAGCACTGGGCCGCGGTCATCGGGGCGTGGCCGCAGCCCTTCCCGAATGATGCCGCGGTACTGGAGTTCTTCGGTCCGGTGGCCGGACGGTACTTCCTCGACTCCTTCACCCGCGGCCCCGACGGCTACCGCCTGCACGGTGCGGTGGCCACCTTCCGGGATATCTCGCAGGAGTGGGGGACTCGTGACTTCTGGAGTCAATGGAGGTCGATCACCGTGCCGACCCTGGTCATCGAGGGCGAGTACACCATCACCCCGCCGGGGCAGATGCGTGAGATGGCGGCGGTGCATCCCGATGCCCGGCACGTGTTGATCGCCGCCGCCGGACATCTCGTGCACGATGATCAACCCGCCGCCTACCGGGCCGAAGTGGAGTCCTTCCTGCGGCGCGTCCTCGTTTGA
- a CDS encoding acyl-CoA dehydrogenase family protein has product MIDFTIPAELAAERDRVRQFVIDKIVPYERDPRLTAHGPNDELRQELVELARAEKLLTVQAPVALGGRGLSHIEQAVIYEAAGWSTLGPVAMNCAAPDEGNMFLLSKVANQEQTERFLQPVIDGRQRSVFAMTEPNGAGSDPNQLSTEATFDGENFTINGRKWLITGADGAKTWIIMARLADNPHLPAGPTLFLCDGDTPGIVIERIMNTMDRNYVGGHAVVNFENLVLPADSVLGETGQALRYAQLRLAPARLTHCMRWLGAAERAQSIAIDYAKTRTAFGKTIGEHQGVSFMLADNEIALHQCRLTIWHACWLMDQGEKARHESSIAKSYVSEELFKVTDRCVQVLGGIGISDETVVEMIFRDMRAFRLYDGPTEVHKYAIGRKILR; this is encoded by the coding sequence ATGATCGATTTCACGATTCCCGCCGAACTCGCCGCCGAACGCGATCGGGTGCGGCAGTTCGTCATCGACAAGATCGTTCCCTATGAGCGGGATCCGCGGCTGACCGCGCACGGCCCCAATGACGAATTGCGCCAGGAGCTCGTCGAATTGGCGCGCGCGGAGAAGCTGCTCACCGTGCAGGCCCCGGTCGCCCTGGGCGGGCGCGGGCTCAGCCATATCGAGCAGGCCGTCATCTACGAGGCGGCCGGCTGGTCCACCCTCGGCCCGGTCGCCATGAACTGCGCCGCCCCCGACGAGGGCAATATGTTCCTGCTCTCCAAGGTCGCGAATCAGGAGCAGACCGAACGCTTCCTGCAACCGGTCATCGACGGTCGGCAGCGCTCGGTCTTCGCCATGACCGAGCCGAACGGCGCGGGTTCGGACCCGAACCAGTTGAGCACCGAGGCCACCTTCGACGGTGAGAACTTCACCATCAACGGCCGCAAATGGCTGATCACCGGTGCGGACGGCGCGAAGACCTGGATCATCATGGCGCGCCTGGCCGACAACCCGCACCTGCCCGCGGGCCCGACCCTGTTCCTGTGCGACGGCGATACGCCCGGCATCGTCATCGAACGCATCATGAACACCATGGACCGCAATTACGTCGGCGGCCACGCGGTGGTGAACTTCGAGAACCTGGTGCTGCCCGCGGATTCCGTACTCGGCGAGACCGGTCAGGCGCTGCGCTATGCCCAATTGCGCTTGGCCCCAGCCCGTCTCACGCACTGCATGCGCTGGCTGGGCGCGGCCGAACGCGCACAGTCCATCGCCATCGACTACGCCAAGACCCGCACCGCCTTCGGCAAGACCATCGGCGAGCATCAGGGCGTCTCGTTCATGTTGGCGGACAACGAGATCGCGCTGCACCAGTGCCGCCTCACCATCTGGCACGCCTGCTGGCTGATGGATCAGGGCGAGAAGGCCAGGCATGAGAGCTCCATCGCCAAGTCCTACGTCTCCGAGGAGCTCTTCAAGGTCACCGACCGCTGCGTCCAGGTCCTGGGCGGCATCGGCATCAGCGATGAGACCGTGGTGGAGATGATCTTCCGCGATATGCGCGCCTTCCGGTTGTACGACGGCCCCACCGAGGTGCACAAGTACGCCATCGGCCGCAAGATCCTGCGTTGA
- a CDS encoding CbtB domain-containing protein, which yields MAIVHNPTRSNDALIALLVSAGVVLLALLTLYLVGFDQGAISRSGMYMHELMHDGRHLLGVPCH from the coding sequence ATGGCAATCGTCCACAACCCCACCCGGTCGAACGACGCGCTCATCGCGCTGCTCGTCTCGGCGGGCGTCGTTCTTCTGGCACTGCTCACGCTGTACCTGGTCGGCTTCGATCAGGGCGCGATCTCGCGCAGCGGCATGTACATGCACGAGCTCATGCATGACGGACGGCACCTGCTGGGCGTGCCGTGCCACTGA
- a CDS encoding DMT family transporter, with amino-acid sequence MNWLVLGLAGLVEIAWSQSIKPTQNFTKPLATLICFVLMAIAVYLLSYAMRTLPVGTAYAIFTGIGAVGAIGLGVIVQRDPLSAGRVLALSLIIGGIVLARVTNPE; translated from the coding sequence ATGAACTGGCTCGTGCTCGGCCTCGCCGGTCTGGTCGAGATCGCGTGGTCCCAATCCATCAAGCCGACACAGAATTTCACCAAACCACTGGCCACCCTGATCTGCTTCGTGCTGATGGCGATCGCGGTGTATCTGCTCTCCTACGCCATGCGGACGCTGCCGGTCGGGACCGCGTACGCGATCTTCACCGGAATCGGCGCGGTCGGCGCCATCGGGCTGGGTGTGATCGTGCAGCGCGATCCGCTCTCGGCGGGCCGGGTGCTGGCGCTGTCGCTCATCATCGGCGGCATAGTGCTGGCAAGGGTGACCAATCCTGAATGA
- a CDS encoding ABC transporter permease, with amino-acid sequence MRDLVACTRAELLRLRKWPAFWIVLGTWILLNLTFAYLFNYLAYTTGDSSRMSNGQPREVLLRQMLPAAVPEVFTQGMAMFGGALMLVLGALAVGSGYGWGTWKTVLTQGPSRAAALGGVVLSLAVTVVALVLVAFVADTGVAALIGATRDQSLALPSAGRVLLGIVSGSAILGMWTLAGALIGAIARGPALAVGLGLVWVLVVENLLRGVAGIFTPIRALTDHLPGTAAGSLAGSLRTTTGPATPGVLDILTRGESLIVLAIYLALFAAGTIWLVRRRDMI; translated from the coding sequence ATGAGAGACCTGGTGGCATGTACTCGGGCCGAATTGCTGCGCCTGCGCAAGTGGCCGGCCTTCTGGATCGTGCTCGGGACGTGGATCCTGTTGAACCTCACGTTCGCGTACCTGTTCAACTATCTGGCCTATACGACCGGCGATTCCAGCCGGATGTCCAATGGTCAGCCCCGCGAGGTGCTGCTGCGGCAGATGCTCCCGGCGGCCGTACCGGAGGTCTTCACCCAGGGCATGGCCATGTTCGGCGGCGCGCTCATGCTGGTGCTGGGCGCACTCGCGGTGGGCAGCGGCTATGGCTGGGGAACCTGGAAAACCGTTCTCACCCAAGGGCCTTCGCGGGCGGCGGCGCTCGGTGGCGTGGTGCTGAGTCTGGCGGTGACGGTGGTCGCGCTGGTACTGGTGGCCTTCGTGGCCGATACCGGCGTGGCCGCGCTCATCGGCGCGACGCGGGATCAATCGCTGGCGCTGCCGTCGGCGGGCCGGGTACTGCTCGGAATCGTCTCGGGCTCGGCAATTCTCGGGATGTGGACGCTGGCGGGCGCGCTGATCGGCGCGATCGCCCGTGGTCCGGCCCTGGCCGTGGGCCTGGGACTGGTCTGGGTGCTGGTGGTGGAGAACCTGCTGCGCGGTGTGGCCGGAATCTTCACTCCCATCCGGGCTCTCACCGATCATCTGCCGGGTACGGCCGCCGGTTCGCTGGCGGGTTCGCTGCGCACCACCACCGGTCCCGCGACCCCGGGCGTGCTGGATATTCTCACCAGAGGTGAGTCGCTGATCGTCCTGGCGATCTACCTCGCGCTCTTCGCGGCGGGCACGATCTGGCTGGTCCGCCGCCGGGACATGATCTGA
- a CDS encoding FMN-dependent NADH-azoreductase — translation MTSLLHLDSSARRNSISRELSAAFADAWRAEHPYGGYRYRDLAADPIPFIGEGWTELCDRVLAGGGTDLDRLAELADTPAAAAAWAIVEPLLAEVRAADVVLIGTPMYNYSIPASLKAWLDQLTFPRMSLAPSRFVVTTARGGAYSPGAPKAAYDYQERFLRDFFAGHFAVEDTVFINAELANSRQDPALAHLREKHDASYAAALAEARRLGKEY, via the coding sequence ATGACCAGCCTGCTGCACCTGGATTCCAGCGCCCGTCGCAACTCCATCAGCCGCGAACTCAGCGCCGCCTTCGCCGACGCCTGGCGGGCCGAACACCCGTACGGTGGCTATCGGTACCGTGATCTCGCCGCCGACCCGATCCCCTTCATCGGCGAAGGCTGGACCGAACTCTGCGACCGGGTCCTGGCCGGCGGCGGTACCGATCTGGATCGCCTGGCGGAGTTGGCCGATACTCCCGCCGCGGCCGCCGCATGGGCGATCGTCGAACCGCTACTGGCCGAGGTGCGGGCCGCGGATGTGGTGCTCATCGGCACCCCGATGTACAACTACTCCATCCCGGCCAGCCTGAAGGCGTGGCTGGATCAGCTCACCTTCCCGCGAATGTCCCTGGCTCCCAGCCGTTTCGTGGTCACCACCGCACGCGGCGGCGCGTACTCCCCGGGCGCGCCCAAGGCCGCCTACGACTATCAGGAGCGGTTTCTGCGCGACTTCTTCGCTGGCCATTTCGCCGTCGAGGACACCGTTTTCATCAATGCGGAGCTCGCCAATTCCCGGCAGGACCCGGCCCTGGCACACCTGCGGGAAAAGCATGACGCGTCCTACGCCGCCGCGCTGGCGGAGGCCCGCAGACTCGGCAAGGAGTACTGA
- a CDS encoding TetR/AcrR family transcriptional regulator codes for MTPIGLPLLNEESPPPERADAARNRAKILSAAAELFTERNPRTVTMDDIAKAAGVGRGTLYRRYPDVGSIAVALLDQHERELQERLLRGEPPLGPGAPPAERLGAFYAAMVDLLETHANLVLGAETGGARFRTGAYQFWRAHVRTLLTESAVTEPESLVDVLLAPLAAEVYQYQREHGLTPAQINAALQKLADGVISCATGSSD; via the coding sequence ATGACCCCGATCGGATTACCGCTGCTCAACGAGGAGTCCCCACCGCCCGAACGTGCGGACGCGGCCCGCAATCGCGCCAAAATCCTCAGTGCGGCGGCGGAGCTCTTCACCGAACGGAACCCGCGCACGGTCACCATGGACGACATCGCCAAGGCGGCCGGGGTGGGACGGGGAACGCTGTACCGGCGGTACCCGGACGTCGGATCCATCGCCGTCGCCCTGCTCGATCAGCATGAGCGCGAACTACAGGAGCGACTACTGCGCGGCGAGCCACCGCTCGGGCCGGGAGCGCCCCCCGCGGAACGACTCGGGGCGTTCTACGCGGCCATGGTCGACCTTCTGGAGACACACGCCAATCTGGTCCTCGGTGCGGAGACCGGGGGCGCGCGCTTCCGGACGGGGGCCTATCAGTTCTGGCGGGCGCATGTGCGAACACTGCTCACCGAATCCGCTGTGACGGAACCGGAATCGCTGGTGGATGTGCTGCTCGCACCGCTCGCGGCGGAGGTCTACCAATACCAGCGGGAACACGGACTTACCCCGGCACAGATCAACGCCGCCCTCCAGAAACTGGCGGACGGCGTGATCAGCTGTGCCACAGGTTCTTCCGATTGA
- a CDS encoding CbtA family protein, whose translation MPLTESQPLTGSLKTLLLRGLLAGLIAGLLAATVGFFVGEPKINAAIAIEESQSQAAENHHDGAMADPAPAGHSHGDEDEPLVSRNGQKAGQFLALSLFGMAIGALLAVVANVARRYTTLSGPRLALGLAAGGWLAIVIVPFFKYPANPPAVGDPDTIDQRTWLWVAVVLLGFAAVGACVYVYKLLRTQLGTVRLIGSVVAFVAVAGIGYIVLPGINEVTDDFPATLLWQFRVASLAETGTLWLVLGLGYAALTEFAASKTKSLEAVLR comes from the coding sequence GTGCCACTGACCGAATCACAGCCGCTGACAGGTTCACTCAAGACGCTGCTGCTGCGCGGCCTGCTCGCCGGTTTGATCGCCGGCCTGCTGGCCGCGACGGTCGGCTTCTTCGTCGGTGAACCGAAGATCAACGCGGCCATAGCGATCGAGGAATCCCAGTCCCAGGCCGCCGAGAACCATCATGACGGCGCCATGGCCGATCCGGCCCCGGCCGGGCATTCGCACGGCGACGAGGACGAGCCACTGGTCAGCCGGAACGGGCAGAAGGCCGGACAATTCCTGGCGCTGAGCCTGTTCGGCATGGCCATCGGCGCACTGCTCGCGGTCGTGGCGAATGTGGCGCGGCGGTACACCACGCTGTCGGGACCACGGTTGGCGCTCGGGTTGGCGGCCGGCGGCTGGCTGGCCATTGTCATCGTGCCGTTCTTCAAATACCCGGCCAATCCCCCGGCGGTCGGCGATCCGGACACCATCGATCAGCGCACCTGGTTGTGGGTGGCCGTGGTACTGCTCGGCTTCGCGGCGGTCGGCGCGTGCGTGTACGTGTACAAGCTGCTGCGGACTCAGCTCGGCACCGTCCGACTGATCGGATCGGTGGTGGCGTTCGTGGCCGTCGCCGGTATCGGATACATCGTGCTGCCGGGGATCAACGAGGTGACGGACGACTTCCCCGCGACCCTGCTCTGGCAATTCCGGGTGGCGTCCCTGGCCGAAACCGGCACGCTGTGGCTGGTGCTCGGACTCGGGTACGCGGCGCTCACCGAATTCGCGGCGAGCAAGACCAAATCCCTGGAAGCCGTTCTGCGGTAA
- a CDS encoding OsmC family peroxiredoxin produces MPTRSARTAWTGGLQDGSGQVELVSSGVGKYDVSFPKRAADNADGTTSPEELIAAAHSSCYSMALSGQIAAAGGTPESLDVTADVTLSPDPAGGFRISKIKLTVLGRASGIDADGFATAAAAAKAGCPISKALAGVDDIELDATFES; encoded by the coding sequence ATGCCTACACGTTCCGCTCGCACCGCCTGGACCGGTGGTCTGCAAGACGGCTCCGGTCAGGTCGAACTGGTCAGCTCCGGTGTCGGCAAGTACGACGTCAGCTTCCCCAAGCGCGCGGCCGACAATGCCGATGGCACCACCAGCCCGGAAGAGCTGATCGCCGCCGCACACTCCTCCTGCTACTCCATGGCGCTGTCCGGCCAGATCGCCGCCGCCGGTGGCACTCCGGAGAGCCTGGACGTGACCGCCGATGTCACCCTGAGCCCGGACCCGGCCGGTGGGTTCCGCATCTCCAAGATCAAGCTGACCGTGCTCGGCCGCGCCTCGGGCATCGACGCCGACGGCTTCGCGACCGCTGCCGCTGCCGCCAAGGCGGGCTGCCCGATCTCCAAGGCCCTCGCGGGCGTCGACGATATCGAGCTGGACGCGACCTTCGAGTCCTGA
- a CDS encoding antibiotic biosynthesis monooxygenase family protein yields MAVVKINAIEVPEGAGPELEKRFAHRAHAVEGSPGFLGFQLLRPVSGDNRYFVVTHWDSNDSFEAWRDGPAREAHAGGENRKPVSTGASLLEFEVVLDVPAKNA; encoded by the coding sequence ATGGCAGTCGTCAAGATCAACGCAATCGAGGTTCCCGAGGGCGCCGGCCCCGAGCTGGAGAAGCGCTTCGCGCATCGCGCGCACGCCGTCGAGGGCTCCCCCGGTTTCCTGGGCTTCCAGCTGCTCCGCCCGGTCTCCGGTGACAATCGGTATTTCGTTGTCACGCACTGGGATTCGAACGACTCTTTCGAGGCGTGGCGGGACGGTCCGGCGCGCGAGGCGCACGCGGGCGGGGAGAACCGCAAGCCGGTCTCCACCGGTGCGTCACTGCTGGAGTTCGAGGTCGTCCTGGACGTACCGGCCAAGAACGCCTGA
- a CDS encoding histidine kinase: METSAARRWDVLLALVVAAIQLGAGTLANEHQTGIRGLDLLGYALLAAGPLLLVVRRRYPDPVFYAVLAITSAYLLIGYGYGPVFLALVVAFLTAGVRGSRWHTYPFVPLGYLLMVWPVPSWRGYDTNSWQEFGLLAWLVVLVAIAEGLRQRMSAVAARHERAEEARRNEQAQHEREAAERARENAEREQRVSEERLTIARELHDVLAHSLSLINVQSSVALELIDRRPEQAATALAAIKTASKDALGEVNALLRSIRGGTGTVPAPISPTIVISDLESLLQPARATGLEVRAIVTGVPKRLPSVVDVAAARIVQESLTNVIRHAPGASVLVTVRYSADRLHLAVDNTRPTRTPVGTTGGGHGITGMTERAKALGGRLLAEPKPDGGFRVEARLPVHLGHPEPAS, translated from the coding sequence ATGGAGACGAGTGCGGCACGACGGTGGGATGTGCTGCTCGCACTGGTGGTCGCCGCGATCCAGCTCGGCGCGGGCACCCTGGCCAACGAGCACCAGACCGGGATACGCGGGCTCGACCTGCTCGGATACGCGCTACTCGCGGCCGGGCCGCTACTACTGGTGGTGCGGCGGCGGTATCCGGATCCGGTGTTCTACGCGGTACTGGCGATCACCAGCGCCTACCTGCTCATCGGCTACGGGTACGGGCCGGTCTTCCTGGCCCTGGTGGTCGCCTTTCTCACCGCCGGGGTGCGCGGATCACGCTGGCACACTTATCCTTTCGTCCCACTCGGCTATCTGCTCATGGTGTGGCCGGTACCGTCCTGGCGCGGTTACGACACCAATTCCTGGCAGGAGTTCGGCCTGCTGGCCTGGCTGGTTGTGCTCGTCGCCATCGCCGAGGGGCTGCGCCAGCGCATGTCCGCGGTGGCGGCGCGGCACGAACGGGCCGAGGAGGCGCGCCGCAATGAACAGGCCCAGCATGAACGCGAGGCCGCCGAACGCGCGCGGGAGAACGCGGAGCGGGAACAGCGGGTCAGTGAGGAGCGGCTCACCATCGCCCGGGAACTGCACGATGTGCTCGCACACAGCCTCTCGCTCATCAATGTGCAGTCCTCGGTGGCCCTCGAGCTCATCGACCGCCGGCCCGAGCAGGCCGCGACCGCGCTGGCCGCCATCAAAACCGCCAGCAAGGACGCGCTCGGCGAGGTGAACGCGCTGCTGCGCTCCATTCGCGGCGGCACCGGCACCGTACCCGCGCCCATCTCCCCCACCATCGTGATCAGTGACCTGGAGAGTCTGCTGCAACCGGCGCGCGCCACCGGGCTCGAGGTGCGCGCCATTGTCACCGGGGTGCCCAAGCGGCTGCCATCGGTGGTCGACGTGGCCGCCGCGCGCATCGTGCAGGAATCGCTCACCAACGTCATCCGGCACGCACCCGGCGCGAGTGTTCTTGTCACCGTGCGCTATTCGGCCGACCGGCTGCACCTGGCGGTGGACAACACCCGCCCCACCCGCACACCCGTCGGCACCACCGGCGGTGGGCACGGCATCACCGGTATGACCGAACGCGCCAAGGCCCTCGGCGGGCGACTGCTCGCCGAACCCAAACCCGACGGCGGCTTCCGCGTGGAGGCCCGCCTACCCGTCCACCTGGGTCATCCCGAACCCGCGAGTTAG
- a CDS encoding response regulator transcription factor: MSIRVVIADDQALVRAGFVALLDAQDDIEVVGEADNGEQAVRLARELVPDVVLMDIRMPILDGLAATREIASSAALSEVKVVVLTTFELDEYVFEAMRAGATGFLVKHTEPADLIKAVRVVAGGDALLSPSVTKRLVAEFATHAKPAPVREFSELTDREREVMALVAEGLTNAEIAERLYMSPATARTHVSRILLKLNARDRTQLVVMAYESGMVRPGWQ, translated from the coding sequence GTGAGCATCAGGGTCGTGATCGCCGATGATCAGGCGCTGGTCCGCGCCGGATTCGTGGCACTACTGGACGCGCAGGACGATATCGAGGTGGTCGGCGAGGCCGACAATGGTGAGCAGGCGGTACGTCTGGCCCGCGAACTCGTCCCCGATGTGGTGCTCATGGATATCCGCATGCCGATCCTGGACGGCCTGGCCGCCACCCGCGAAATCGCGTCCAGCGCAGCGCTTTCCGAGGTGAAGGTGGTGGTTCTCACCACCTTCGAACTCGACGAGTACGTCTTCGAGGCCATGCGCGCGGGCGCCACCGGCTTCCTGGTCAAACACACCGAACCCGCCGACCTGATCAAGGCCGTGCGGGTGGTGGCGGGCGGTGACGCCCTGCTCTCCCCCAGCGTCACCAAACGCCTGGTCGCCGAATTCGCCACGCACGCCAAACCCGCACCGGTGCGGGAGTTCTCCGAACTCACCGACCGTGAACGCGAGGTCATGGCCCTGGTCGCCGAGGGCCTCACCAATGCCGAGATCGCCGAGCGCCTCTACATGAGTCCGGCGACCGCCCGCACCCATGTCAGCCGAATCCTGTTGAAGCTCAATGCCCGTGACCGCACCCAACTCGTGGTCATGGCCTACGAGTCGGGCATGGTCCGGCCCGGCTGGCAGTAG